The Plasmodium sp. gorilla clade G2 genome assembly, chromosome: 6 genome has a segment encoding these proteins:
- a CDS encoding cdc2-related protein kinase 5, which translates to MFGITLTKCKIYFNNIYSTVCLEEKLGGGTYGDVYKGKVIKYNNNNNNDLYQNTNYLPYDYYTDEFVFFRKNVYAIKFFRDDLRTINEEGISCTTLRELSCLKNIGRHPNILRLIDVTIDRQKLISEYINRQILQHYTSNYHHHHHNKLDITPLSADQKFIFAAYEYCDGGDLKKLIQKTKISDDQAGLNLKEAKWLSFQLLNGLAYLHNNKMCHRDLKPENVMLQETSNHKYLLKIGDLGLCRELKNDGDMTPTVCTIYYRPLEVLLSKFELSNKHHHKNNTNHRKDNNDDEEEEDDDEEDDEEEDDDDYYDDDVDINVDNHNKLYNNNMYNPHLSRRKNKMKKKKKKKKKKKKKEKDDDYYNKDFQYGLNVDIWSAACIICELIIGRPLFKGVTEFDLIIRIVNSLGKPNKDELEFFSNSRFYPLKEDFFNVHIKNKKDALNVITNGRIDELGIDLLVKMLKYNPNDRITAADALSHPWFSDIRFDNLDGIGVYNWYVHCLKYYIGIKTFREIEQKKKNLLTTTMISHFLCKSNDKYAKIIFKLINDTFKNLGGYKKSGRRSFAIFSDKYANDEKNSNGFIKRASIKVLNDMKEKNVKETKEEFSFYDESTTYMTPPTTSSKRRKFNRSSYHVIHPEHSYEFTNKIRMKRNLSIPDLSTPDINIQKHKKIKAATTTNKTSLPHFSHF; encoded by the coding sequence atgtttgGAATAACTTTAACTAAGTGTAAGATATActtcaataatatatattccacTGTTTGTCTTGAAGAGAAATTAGGAGGTGGAACTTATGGTGATGTATATAAAGGGaaagtaataaaatataataataataataataatgatttatatCAGAATACTAATTATTTAccttatgattattatacagatgaatttgttttttttcgtAAGAATGTATATgctataaaattttttagaGATGATTTAAGAACAATAAATGAAGAAGGAATTAGTTGTACAACTCTAAGAGAATTAAgttgtttaaaaaatattggaAGACATCCTAATATACTGCGTCTAATAGATGTTACTATTGATAGACAAAAATTAATaagtgaatatataaatagacAAATATTACAACATTATACATccaattatcatcatcatcatcataataaattAGATATCACTCCCTTATCAGCTGatcaaaaatttatttttgctGCATATGAATATTGTGATGGTGGTGATCTAAAAAAACTTATACAAAAAACTAAAATTAGTGATGATCAAGCTGGTCTTAATTTGAAAGAAGCAAAATGGTTATCCTTCCAATTATTAAATGGATTAGCATATTTAcacaataataaaatgtgtCATAGAGATTTAAAACCTGAAAATGTTATGTTACAAGAGACTTCTAATCATAAGTATCTCTTAAAAATTGGAGATTTAGGTCTGTGTagagaattaaaaaatgatggaGATATGACACCTACAGTATGcacaatatattatagacCTTTGGAGGTCTTACTTTCAAAGTTTGAACTGTCTAATAAGCATCATCATAAGAATAATACAAATCATAGAAAGGATAACAATGATGATGAGGAGGAggaagatgatgatgaagaggaTGATGAAGAGGAGgatgatgatgattattatgatgacGATGTAGATATAAATGTAGATAATCACAATAAActttataataacaatatgtaTAACCCCCATTTGAGTCgtaggaaaaataaaatgaaaaaaaaaaaaaagaaaaaaaaaaaaaaaaaaaaaaaagaaaaagatgatgattattataataaagattTTCAATATGGTTTAAATGTAGATATATGGTCAGCTGCATGTATTATATGTGAACTTATAATTGGAAGACCATTATTTAAAGGAGTTACTGAATTTGATCTTATAATAAGAATTGTTAATTCATTAGGAAAACCTAATAAAGATGAATTAGAATTTTTTAGTAATTCACGTTTTTATCCTTTAAAAGAAGATTTCTTTaatgttcatataaaaaataaaaaagatgctTTAAATGTAATTACAAATGGAAGAATAGACGAATTAGGTATAGATCTACTTGTTAAAATGCTTAAATATAATCCAAATGATCGTATAACTGCAGCTGATGCATTATCTCATCCTTGGTTCTCAGATATAAGATTTGATAATCTTGATGGTATAGGTGTCTATAACTGGTATGTTCAttgtttaaaatattatattggtATAAAAACCTTTAGAGAaattgaacaaaaaaaaaaaaatttacttaCTACTACTATGATTTcacattttttatgtaagtcaaatgataaatatgcaaaaattattttcaaattAATCAATgatacatttaaaaatttaggaggatataaaaaaagtggAAGGAGATCTTTTGCAATTTTTTCAGATAAATATgctaatgatgaaaaaaattcaaacGGATTTATTAAAAGAGCAAGTATTAAAGTATTAAAtgatatgaaagaaaaaaatgttaaagaAACAAAAGAAGAATTCTCTTTCTATGATGAAAGCACAACTTATATGACACCACCAACAACATCAagcaaaagaagaaaattcaATAGATCAAGTTATCATGTAATTCATCCAGAACATTCATATGaatttacaaataaaatCAGAATGAAAAGAAATCTATCAATTCCAGATTTATCAACACCAGATATAAACAtacaaaaacataaaaaaattaaagcaGCTACAACAACAAATAAAACAAGTCTTCCacatttttctcatttttaa
- a CDS encoding RNA and export factor binding protein, putative — MRDLKRYRDERQRRKNSYNNKSHGKYYNYNKHDDYKTNSQHNRINKYRGKGSYGRNYEERNNEIRVKISNLDYTISKNDLVELFSNVCKVVNAWINYDHTDRSNGTAVCVFENINDAQKAIDKYDGSEIEGLSIKMEILHKRNYTYKKKYKSRCPW, encoded by the exons ATGAGAGACCTAAAAAGATATCGAG aTGAACGCCAGAGAAGAAAAAacagttataataataaatcacatggaaaatattataattacaat aaacacGATGACTATAAAACGAATAGCCAACATaatagaataaataaatatagagGGAAAGGCTCTTACGGAaga aaTTATGAAGAGAGAAATAATGAGATACGAGTAAAAATATCCAACTTAGATTATACTATTTCAAAAAATGATTTAGTG GAATTGTTTAGTAATGTCTGTAAAGTTGTAAATGCTTGGATAAACTATGACCACACAGATAGATCAaat gGTACAGCAGTATGcgtttttgaaaatataaatgatgccCAAAAAGCTATAGATAAATATGATG GTTCAGAAATTGAAGGATTATCGataaaaatggaaatattgcataaaagaaattatacatataaaaagaaatataagaGTCGATGTCCttggtaa